Proteins from a genomic interval of Desulfitibacter alkalitolerans DSM 16504:
- a CDS encoding (2Fe-2S) ferredoxin domain-containing protein, which translates to MSKLKTIQDLEKIRKEAMEEIRLREEGEKVRIIVGLGTCGIASGAREVMNAFIEEIAARNIDAVVTQTGCIGFCIQEPLIEVHIPGQKKVMYGNVDVEMVKEIVDKHLINKSVLTQWVIHE; encoded by the coding sequence TGAGTAAGTTGAAGACAATTCAGGATTTAGAAAAGATTAGAAAGGAAGCAATGGAGGAAATCAGGTTAAGGGAAGAGGGCGAGAAAGTCAGGATTATCGTAGGATTAGGTACATGTGGTATAGCTTCAGGAGCTAGAGAAGTAATGAATGCATTTATAGAAGAAATTGCTGCAAGAAATATTGACGCAGTGGTAACCCAGACGGGGTGCATAGGTTTTTGTATTCAAGAGCCTCTCATTGAAGTTCATATTCCCGGACAAAAGAAGGTTATGTATGGCAATGTTGATGTAGAAATGGTTAAGGAAATTGTAGATAAGCATTTGATTAACAAATCTGTCCTTACTCAATGGGTTATACATGAGTAG
- a CDS encoding sigma 54-interacting transcriptional regulator, translating into MGVVKTIEGICSICFSCIRNCPVKAIKVEKGQAMVIPDLCIYCGHCIEVCSKQAKCVRSSLELLQEIMDTDEIKVACLAPSYIAEFAGIEPGQVAAALKKAGFEKVYEVAFGAQLVAQSYREYILKQEKQEGLISSACPSIIFLIEKYFPSLIPKLVPIVSPMIAVGRYLRYMYPDRKVKVVFIGPCSAKKAERQDESLEDSVDCVLTFPELNEYLKLKGIDPDSLDKEAFDSPSVHAAKIFPLAGGLLKTAALQADILENRILTVEGRENSLNFLRNAAQGNIQFDFADILFCNGCISGPMFSEKRDVYSRMHLLKEYARKQEEDPQKHEQTAEQIQIDLGRSFKDKSLFVKEPSEKEIQEILFSLGKYKIEDELNCGACGYETCRNKAAAVVRGLAENEMCLPYLIDKLEKSNLLLKSQLQESTSGVGRFIGNSRPMQQVYQMIKKVARTDTTVLIVGESGTGKELAAQAVHELSLRANESFVSINCAALPETLLESELFGHVKGSFTGAVTDKKGLFEEAHKGTILLDEIGDVSLTLQVKLLRVLQEGEFLRIGDTRPKKVDVRVLAATNKDLLELISKGSFRVDLYYRLNVVSINLPPLRDRREDIPLLAVTFLHRFNKKLRKSVSRIDNAAMEVLLHAEWKGNVRELENVIERAVLLCEGSEIKIEDLPPELLTEGFKGQKPILGENFSLKEHMEQYQREIILKALEESGWVQARAAKNLGLNRSTLHEILKRYDI; encoded by the coding sequence TTGGGTGTTGTAAAAACCATAGAAGGAATATGCAGCATTTGTTTTTCTTGTATAAGGAACTGTCCAGTTAAGGCTATTAAAGTGGAAAAGGGTCAGGCCATGGTTATCCCTGATCTGTGTATATATTGTGGACATTGCATAGAAGTTTGTTCAAAACAGGCAAAATGTGTAAGAAGCAGCCTGGAGTTATTGCAAGAGATTATGGATACTGATGAAATTAAAGTTGCATGCTTGGCTCCCTCCTATATCGCAGAATTTGCTGGAATTGAGCCTGGCCAGGTTGCTGCAGCTCTAAAAAAGGCAGGTTTTGAAAAAGTATACGAGGTTGCATTTGGCGCTCAATTAGTAGCCCAGTCTTATAGAGAATATATATTAAAGCAGGAAAAACAAGAGGGGCTAATAAGCAGTGCCTGCCCCAGCATTATATTCTTAATTGAGAAGTATTTTCCCTCGCTAATACCAAAATTAGTTCCCATTGTATCACCCATGATTGCCGTGGGGCGTTATTTACGCTACATGTATCCTGACAGGAAGGTTAAGGTAGTGTTCATTGGGCCTTGTTCAGCAAAAAAAGCAGAGAGGCAGGATGAAAGCCTGGAAGACAGTGTGGATTGTGTCCTGACTTTTCCTGAATTAAATGAATATCTAAAGCTTAAAGGAATTGATCCTGACAGCTTGGATAAGGAAGCCTTTGATAGTCCCAGTGTTCATGCAGCAAAAATATTTCCCCTGGCTGGAGGACTTCTGAAAACTGCAGCACTACAGGCAGATATCTTGGAAAACAGGATACTGACAGTTGAGGGGAGGGAAAACAGCCTGAACTTTCTAAGAAATGCAGCCCAGGGAAACATTCAGTTTGATTTTGCAGATATATTATTCTGTAATGGATGTATTAGCGGACCAATGTTTAGTGAAAAAAGAGACGTCTACTCTCGAATGCATTTGCTAAAGGAATATGCCCGTAAACAGGAAGAAGACCCGCAAAAGCATGAACAAACAGCAGAGCAAATTCAGATAGATCTGGGAAGAAGCTTTAAAGATAAAAGTTTGTTTGTAAAAGAACCTTCAGAAAAGGAAATCCAAGAGATATTATTCAGTCTTGGCAAATACAAGATAGAAGATGAATTAAACTGCGGTGCATGCGGATACGAAACCTGCCGCAACAAGGCTGCTGCTGTAGTCAGAGGCTTAGCAGAGAATGAAATGTGCCTGCCTTATTTAATTGATAAGCTTGAAAAGAGCAACCTACTTTTAAAAAGCCAGCTTCAGGAAAGTACCAGCGGTGTAGGAAGATTTATTGGAAACAGTAGACCCATGCAGCAGGTATATCAGATGATAAAAAAGGTAGCACGTACTGACACTACTGTCCTGATTGTAGGTGAAAGTGGTACAGGTAAAGAACTTGCTGCACAAGCAGTCCATGAACTAAGCTTACGAGCTAATGAAAGTTTTGTTAGTATAAACTGTGCAGCGCTACCCGAAACACTTCTGGAAAGTGAACTTTTTGGCCATGTTAAGGGTAGTTTCACAGGGGCAGTTACTGACAAAAAAGGTCTTTTTGAGGAAGCTCATAAGGGGACCATTCTCTTAGATGAAATTGGTGACGTTAGTTTAACACTACAGGTCAAGCTCCTCAGGGTTCTTCAGGAAGGGGAATTTTTAAGAATAGGAGATACAAGACCGAAAAAAGTAGACGTACGTGTCTTAGCTGCTACCAATAAAGACCTGCTGGAGTTAATTAGTAAGGGAAGCTTTAGGGTTGACCTTTATTACAGGCTGAATGTGGTGTCTATTAATCTACCACCCCTTAGAGATAGAAGGGAAGATATACCACTATTGGCAGTTACCTTTTTGCATAGATTTAATAAAAAGCTTAGAAAATCTGTAAGCAGAATCGATAATGCTGCCATGGAGGTGCTCTTGCACGCAGAGTGGAAGGGAAATGTGCGGGAACTAGAAAATGTTATAGAAAGGGCCGTGCTTCTCTGTGAAGGTTCAGAAATAAAAATTGAAGATTTACCTCCTGAGCTGTTAACTGAAGGGTTTAAAGGTCAGAAACCCATATTAGGAGAGAATTTTTCACTTAAAGAACATATGGAGCAGTACCAAAGGGAAATAATTCTCAAGGCTTTAGAGGAAAGTGGTTGGGTACAGGCAAGGGCTGCTAAAAATCTAGGTTTAAACAGAAGTACCCTTCATGAAATCTTGAAGCGCTATGATATATAG
- the nuoF gene encoding NADH-quinone oxidoreductase subunit NuoF, whose protein sequence is MQLFRAHVLVCSGTGCHSFGSKSIMEAFKEELDKRGLGREVKVVETGCSGLCALGPNVIVYPEAVLYCTVKPEDVPELVEEHFVKGRILKRLTYQEVSAQVMQPDFGSIDFFKRQKRIALRNCGVIDPESIKEYIARDGYFGLAEAVTRMEPSQVLEEIKKSGLRGRGGGGFPTGLKWEFAARAEGTPKYVVCNADEGDPGAFMDRSILEGDPHSVVEGMAIAGYAIGASKGYLYVRAEYPIAVKRLKIAIDQAKELKLLGNNIFGTDFSFDLEIRLGAGAFVCGEETALIASIEGRRGEPRTRPPFPAASGLWGKPTIINNVETLANVATIIRNGWEWFAEIGTEKSKGTKVFALAGKIKNNGLVEVPMGTKLGEVIFDIGGGIPEGKRFKAAQTGGPSGGCIPAEHLNVPIDYESLTNLGTIMGSGGLIIMDEDTCMVDLAKFFVDFVKDESCGKCTPCRIGSTRMLEILDRITKGQGQEGDIELLLELGKEINESALCGLGQTAPNPVISTIRYFRHEYEAHIKDKYCEASVCATMFNSPCQNTCPAGIDIPIYVDLIAQQKYREAYEVMRNDNPLSVICGRVCHHPCEGRCNRSKLDDSIAIRDLKRFATDALMPEGLPVPEAAESNGKKVAIVGSGPAGLTAAYYLRKAGYEVTIFEALPVAGGMLRVGIPDYRLPADILQAEIKVIEDMGVEIKTGVAVGRDIKLSELKEAYSAVFLAVGAHKDQNMGVPGEHLKGVVSGVELLRDLNLGSGPDMKGKKIAVIGGGNVAMDVARSAIRKGAEEVHVIYRRTREDMPAMNEEIEDAIKEGVKISYLASPTRIIGKGGKVSRLECVQSQLGDFDPSGRRKPVQVPGSTYTLDVDMIVPAIGQQVDDLYRDEKLVLETNPNGTIISDLKTCSTSLEGVFSGGDCVTGPNTVVAAIKAGKLAAISIDKYLNGKGVYAPLAPERKLSAPILEEVRMRVKMGSLEKEERLAGFGEVELGFTEEEALREAQRCMRCDIR, encoded by the coding sequence GTGCAATTGTTTCGTGCTCACGTTTTAGTCTGTTCAGGAACAGGATGTCATTCCTTCGGCAGCAAATCTATAATGGAAGCATTTAAGGAGGAACTAGACAAAAGGGGACTAGGAAGAGAAGTTAAGGTAGTTGAAACGGGTTGTTCAGGCCTTTGTGCTTTAGGACCTAATGTCATTGTCTATCCTGAGGCTGTTTTGTATTGTACAGTAAAGCCTGAGGATGTACCCGAGCTGGTGGAAGAGCATTTTGTCAAGGGTAGAATCTTGAAGAGACTTACTTACCAAGAGGTAAGTGCCCAGGTTATGCAGCCTGATTTTGGCAGTATAGACTTTTTCAAGAGACAAAAGAGAATTGCTTTGAGGAACTGTGGTGTGATAGACCCTGAAAGTATTAAAGAATATATTGCCAGGGACGGATATTTTGGATTAGCAGAGGCTGTAACAAGGATGGAACCTTCACAGGTGCTGGAAGAAATCAAAAAATCAGGCTTAAGAGGTAGAGGTGGCGGTGGTTTTCCTACAGGACTTAAATGGGAATTTGCTGCCAGAGCAGAAGGCACTCCAAAATATGTGGTATGTAATGCTGATGAAGGGGACCCTGGTGCTTTTATGGATAGAAGTATTCTGGAGGGTGATCCCCATAGTGTGGTGGAAGGTATGGCTATTGCAGGCTATGCCATTGGAGCCAGCAAAGGATATTTATATGTAAGAGCAGAGTACCCCATAGCTGTAAAAAGATTAAAAATAGCTATTGATCAGGCAAAAGAACTAAAGCTCCTGGGGAATAACATTTTTGGAACCGACTTTTCCTTTGACCTGGAAATACGCTTGGGTGCTGGAGCCTTTGTTTGTGGTGAGGAAACTGCCCTCATAGCTTCAATTGAAGGACGAAGGGGAGAACCAAGAACACGTCCACCCTTTCCAGCAGCATCTGGTTTATGGGGTAAACCAACCATAATCAATAATGTGGAAACCCTGGCTAATGTGGCAACCATTATAAGAAACGGATGGGAATGGTTTGCAGAGATTGGCACAGAAAAAAGTAAGGGCACAAAGGTTTTTGCCCTGGCTGGTAAGATAAAAAATAACGGGCTGGTGGAAGTGCCCATGGGTACCAAACTGGGAGAGGTTATTTTTGATATAGGCGGCGGTATACCAGAGGGGAAAAGATTCAAAGCTGCCCAAACAGGCGGCCCTTCAGGTGGATGTATTCCTGCTGAACATTTGAATGTGCCCATAGATTATGAATCCTTGACTAACTTAGGAACCATTATGGGATCTGGCGGCCTAATTATCATGGATGAAGACACCTGTATGGTTGACCTGGCAAAATTCTTTGTAGATTTTGTTAAGGACGAATCCTGTGGTAAATGTACTCCCTGTAGAATTGGCTCCACAAGGATGTTAGAAATTCTTGACCGTATAACAAAGGGTCAGGGTCAAGAAGGAGATATTGAGTTACTCCTAGAGCTGGGTAAAGAGATAAATGAATCAGCTCTATGTGGTTTAGGACAGACGGCTCCAAATCCAGTAATAAGCACTATAAGATATTTTAGGCATGAATATGAAGCTCATATTAAAGATAAATATTGTGAGGCTTCTGTGTGTGCTACAATGTTTAATTCCCCCTGCCAGAATACCTGTCCGGCAGGAATTGATATACCCATATATGTTGACCTCATTGCTCAACAAAAGTATAGAGAGGCTTATGAAGTAATGCGCAATGACAATCCGTTGTCTGTAATATGCGGCAGGGTATGCCATCACCCATGTGAAGGCAGATGCAACCGCAGTAAGCTTGACGATAGCATTGCCATAAGGGACTTGAAGCGTTTTGCCACTGATGCCCTAATGCCAGAAGGTTTACCTGTACCAGAGGCAGCTGAAAGTAATGGCAAGAAGGTAGCTATTGTTGGTTCTGGGCCAGCGGGGTTAACAGCTGCTTATTACCTGAGGAAGGCAGGCTACGAGGTTACCATCTTTGAAGCACTGCCTGTAGCAGGTGGAATGCTTAGGGTTGGAATACCTGATTATCGTCTTCCGGCAGATATATTACAGGCAGAAATCAAGGTAATTGAAGACATGGGAGTAGAAATTAAAACCGGAGTTGCAGTCGGAAGGGATATTAAACTTTCAGAGCTTAAAGAAGCATACTCTGCGGTATTTTTAGCTGTGGGTGCCCATAAGGATCAAAACATGGGAGTTCCTGGCGAGCACCTCAAGGGAGTTGTATCAGGAGTTGAATTATTAAGAGACCTAAACCTCGGCAGTGGGCCTGATATGAAAGGCAAGAAAATAGCAGTAATAGGCGGAGGAAACGTTGCAATGGACGTTGCCCGTTCAGCCATAAGAAAAGGTGCCGAGGAGGTTCATGTAATTTATAGAAGAACTAGAGAAGATATGCCTGCCATGAACGAGGAAATTGAAGATGCCATTAAGGAAGGAGTAAAGATAAGCTACCTGGCTAGTCCTACTAGAATCATTGGCAAAGGCGGCAAAGTAAGCCGCTTGGAATGTGTCCAGTCTCAACTAGGAGATTTTGACCCAAGTGGACGAAGAAAACCCGTGCAGGTACCAGGATCAACTTACACCTTGGATGTGGATATGATTGTACCGGCCATAGGCCAGCAGGTGGATGACTTATACAGAGATGAGAAGCTTGTTCTTGAAACAAATCCTAATGGAACTATAATCTCAGACCTCAAGACCTGTTCCACATCACTAGAGGGCGTTTTCTCAGGCGGGGATTGTGTCACAGGCCCTAATACTGTTGTAGCTGCAATAAAAGCAGGAAAACTGGCGGCCATATCCATTGACAAATATTTGAATGGAAAAGGCGTATACGCTCCCCTTGCTCCTGAACGCAAACTGTCTGCTCCAATTTTAGAGGAAGTCAGAATGCGCGTTAAAATGGGCAGTCTGGAAAAAGAGGAGAGACTTGCAGGTTTTGGAGAAGTAGAGCTTGGCTTTACAGAGGAAGAAGCCTTAAGGGAAGCTCAAAGGTGCATGCGTTGTGATATCAGGTAG
- a CDS encoding NADH-dependent [FeFe] hydrogenase, group A6: MELVSLKIDNRLVEVHPGATILEAAEIAGVNIPTLCYMKDINKVGACRICVVEVVGARTLAAACVVPVAQGMEVLTNTEKVRNARKFNLELLLSDHDVECLTCIRNQNCELQKMAELLGVRDMRFVGKRNLSAKDMSTPALIRDPQKCILCRRCVSVCKQVQSVEAIVPLGRGFKTLIGTQFNEALSYSVCVQCGQCVLVCPTGALVEKENTEEVWKALSDPRKHVVVQTAPATRVSIGQEFGLEPGTVSTGQMVAALKLIGFDKVMDTDFTADLTIMEEGSELIERLTNNGTLPMITSCSPGWIKFIEHFYPELTEHLSTCKSPQQMFGALLKTYYAEKVKIDPADIVSVSIMPCTAKKFEADRPEMTDSGYTDVDYVLTTRELARMFKQAGIQLNKLPSEEYDAPLGISTGAGVIFGATGGVMEAALRTAYELVTKEELPSVDFYNVRGMRGIKEAEVDLKGTKVKVAVAHTLANARKLLDKIKDGTADYHFIEVMTCPGGCIGGGGQPIPTNLEIREKRIKGIYTADKMMKLRKSHENPAVQQLYKEYLGEPLGEKSHHLLHTHYEKRGKFKKVE; the protein is encoded by the coding sequence ATGGAACTTGTTAGTTTAAAAATTGATAACCGGTTGGTTGAAGTGCACCCAGGAGCTACAATTTTAGAGGCTGCAGAAATCGCCGGTGTAAATATACCTACTTTATGTTACATGAAAGATATAAATAAAGTCGGAGCCTGCAGGATTTGTGTGGTAGAGGTCGTTGGAGCAAGGACCCTGGCAGCAGCCTGCGTTGTCCCTGTTGCTCAGGGTATGGAAGTCCTAACAAATACTGAAAAAGTTAGGAATGCAAGAAAATTTAACCTGGAACTGTTGTTGTCTGATCATGATGTTGAGTGTCTCACGTGTATCCGCAACCAAAACTGTGAGCTGCAGAAAATGGCTGAACTCTTAGGGGTTAGGGATATGCGCTTTGTTGGAAAACGCAACCTAAGTGCCAAGGATATGTCAACACCTGCCCTTATTAGAGATCCTCAAAAGTGTATTCTCTGCCGCCGCTGTGTTAGTGTTTGTAAGCAGGTTCAGTCAGTGGAAGCCATTGTTCCCCTGGGAAGAGGGTTTAAAACCCTGATCGGTACACAGTTCAATGAGGCTTTGTCCTATTCTGTTTGTGTCCAGTGCGGGCAATGTGTTCTGGTATGTCCCACAGGTGCATTGGTGGAAAAAGAGAATACGGAGGAAGTTTGGAAGGCCCTGTCTGATCCCAGGAAGCATGTTGTGGTACAGACAGCCCCTGCTACAAGGGTCTCTATAGGTCAGGAATTTGGCTTAGAGCCTGGCACGGTGAGTACTGGACAGATGGTTGCCGCCCTGAAACTTATAGGGTTTGATAAGGTTATGGATACAGATTTTACGGCGGACTTAACAATTATGGAGGAAGGCAGTGAGCTGATTGAAAGGCTTACCAATAATGGTACTCTGCCCATGATAACCTCCTGCAGCCCCGGCTGGATTAAGTTCATTGAGCATTTCTATCCTGAGTTAACTGAACATCTTTCAACCTGTAAGTCCCCGCAGCAAATGTTTGGGGCACTGCTGAAAACCTATTATGCTGAAAAAGTGAAGATTGATCCAGCTGATATAGTATCAGTCTCAATCATGCCCTGCACAGCCAAAAAGTTTGAAGCAGACAGGCCTGAAATGACAGACAGTGGCTACACAGATGTGGACTACGTTCTAACTACAAGAGAGTTGGCCAGGATGTTCAAGCAGGCCGGTATACAGCTCAATAAACTCCCATCTGAAGAATATGATGCACCACTAGGGATTTCAACAGGTGCCGGTGTTATTTTCGGTGCAACAGGAGGAGTAATGGAAGCGGCCTTAAGAACTGCCTACGAGCTGGTGACAAAGGAGGAACTTCCCAGCGTTGATTTTTATAATGTCAGGGGAATGAGGGGCATTAAAGAGGCTGAAGTAGACCTAAAGGGCACAAAAGTGAAGGTTGCAGTAGCCCATACCCTTGCAAATGCAAGGAAACTCCTGGATAAAATAAAAGACGGTACTGCTGATTACCATTTCATTGAAGTTATGACCTGCCCAGGAGGATGTATAGGTGGTGGAGGCCAGCCTATTCCTACTAACCTTGAAATAAGAGAAAAGAGGATAAAAGGTATCTATACAGCTGATAAAATGATGAAACTGAGGAAATCCCATGAGAACCCTGCAGTTCAACAGCTGTACAAGGAATACCTTGGAGAACCCCTGGGAGAAAAATCCCATCATCTTCTGCATACCCATTATGAAAAAAGGGGTAAGTTCAAAAAAGTAGAATAA